TACATGCTTCTAATGAACCTGCCGCCCTGGATCAATTTCGGTTTCCTGATGCTCTTCAACGTCATGGTCTTTATACCTGTCAAATATATTTATCCCAGCCGTAACACCACCCTTCGCGTTCTTACGCTCGTTCTTACTTATCTGTATGGCGCGATCGGCATTTGGGGTCTTCTACAATATCCAAACCAGCCCGGCTGGGTGGCGTGGGCGTCGCTCATTTACGTCGGATATTATCTTGTGTTAAGCCTGATCCCCAAAAACAAGAACACGACCGCCCATGCAAATTGAAATTGCAACACGGGCGGATGATGAGCTTTATCAGGCATTTCAACGCCTTGTCCCTCAAATGACCAATAATAATCCGCCTCCTTCCCTTGGCGAATTGCATGCCCTCCTGCTAGATGCCGACTCCACTCTTCTGCTTGCCCGCGCTGACGATGGCGTGATCATCGGCGCGTTGACTCTCATCGTGTATCGCGTCCCGACGGGAGTCCGCTCTATCATCGAAGATGTCATTGTGGATGAATCCGCCCGCGGACAGGGAGTGGGAGCGGCGTTAATGCAGCGCGCGATCGAAATGGCGAAGGAGAAGAGCGCGAAGAACATCTCGCTAACCTCGAATCCGATGCGGGCGGCGGCAAATCGTTTGTATTTGAAGATGGGATTTCATAGACGCAATACGAACGCCTACCAGATGAAACTATAAAAAGACCGCCGAAGGTTTCAAACCTTCGGCGGTCTCATTCAGTCTGGTTCAGGGTTTGCCATTCCCTTTTCCCTTGCCGTTCCCGCCTTCATCGTCACTGCCATTGTTCCCTTTGCCTTTCCCATTACCGTTTCCATTGCCATTGCCGTTTCCACTCCCGTTGCCGTTCCCATTTCCACCGACGTTTCCGTTGCCTTGACCGTTATTGCTGGCGTTGTTTCCAATACCATTACCGTTGCCATTCCCATTTTGGGTGCCGGCCGTACCTTCCACCGTGGTGGTTGATGTCGGATTCGTAGTGGGAGCATCCGCCTTGCCGGACATTACACTGCCCAAATTTTCACCTTTCTTCAATCCCTTTACAATATCACCCCAGTTATCAGGTGTCGAACCATCGGCGAGGGTAATGTTGCTGTAATCGCCGGTCTTCTTGGCTTCCAGCAGCGCATTGAAAGTCTCGGTGTCGCCGCCGATCTGGTTGGTCATCCACAGCGCCTGCGCGATCACGCCGAAGCCAACTCCGTCGCTATGAACCGTCATCACTGTGTCATAGTCCACGCCGAGCAG
This portion of the Anaerolineales bacterium genome encodes:
- a CDS encoding GNAT family N-acetyltransferase, producing the protein MQIEIATRADDELYQAFQRLVPQMTNNNPPPSLGELHALLLDADSTLLLARADDGVIIGALTLIVYRVPTGVRSIIEDVIVDESARGQGVGAALMQRAIEMAKEKSAKNISLTSNPMRAAANRLYLKMGFHRRNTNAYQMKL